A part of Halarsenatibacter silvermanii genomic DNA contains:
- the greA gene encoding transcription elongation factor GreA — protein sequence MSDNEVLLTEEGYEKLEDELKHLKEVKRKEVAEKIKVARDFGDISENAEYDEAKNEQAFIEGRIKKLENMLDKAEVVKQDEINDHTVNVGNSVELEELDNGEVYEYTLVGSAEADPLNHKISNESPIGQSVIGKSIGDEVEVETPEDTVRYRIISIRT from the coding sequence ATGTCAGATAATGAAGTTCTTTTAACCGAGGAAGGTTATGAAAAACTCGAAGATGAGCTCAAGCATTTAAAGGAAGTCAAGAGAAAAGAAGTGGCTGAGAAGATCAAGGTTGCTCGTGATTTCGGGGATATCAGCGAAAATGCTGAGTACGATGAAGCAAAAAATGAACAGGCTTTTATCGAAGGACGCATAAAGAAGCTGGAAAATATGCTCGATAAGGCTGAGGTTGTCAAGCAGGATGAGATTAATGATCATACGGTCAATGTTGGAAATTCTGTCGAGCTCGAGGAACTGGACAACGGCGAGGTATATGAGTACACCCTGGTTGGCAGCGCTGAAGCTGACCCGCTCAATCATAAAATTTCCAATGAATCGCCCATCGGACAGTCAGTTATTGGCAAATCGATAGGCGATGAGGTAGAAGTAGAAACGCCCGAAGATACGGTTCGCTACAGAATTATTTCCATAAGAACCTGA
- the lysS gene encoding lysine--tRNA ligase gives MENNEDLHKLRAEKHRHLEELQEAGEEPYAKNYDRSHKSTQVKENFAEFEGKEVSLAGRLMALRSHGKASFADIQDFEGTIQLYLKYDVLGEEDYEFFGDLDIGDLVGVEGEVFKTNRGEVTVKVTDYELLTKSLRPLPEKFHGLKDKELRYRRRYLDLIMNRDVKDNFVRRSEIIRSMREYLEEKGFLEVETPMMHPVAGGANARPFITHHNALDMEMYLRIAPELYLKRLIVGGMEKVFEINRNFRNEGMSYKHNPEFTMMELYQAYADYHDMMELTENMIEHISREVLGTAVIEYEDTEIDLSAPWKRLTMVEAIDEYADLDFTQIDTVEKAYEAAESVGLELEDGLSRGEIIHEIFEERVEEKLIQPVFIKDYPIEVSPLARRHDDDPNFTYRFEPFIYGREVGNAFTELNDPREQKRRFEKQVERREEGDEEAQMMDEDFVRALEYGMPPTGGLGIGVDRIVMLLTNSSSIRDVILFPTMRPEDGDQ, from the coding sequence ATGGAAAATAACGAAGATCTGCATAAACTTCGGGCCGAGAAACACCGGCATCTGGAGGAGCTTCAGGAAGCAGGAGAAGAGCCCTATGCCAAAAACTATGATCGCAGTCATAAATCGACTCAGGTGAAGGAAAATTTTGCTGAATTCGAAGGAAAAGAGGTATCGCTGGCCGGCAGACTCATGGCGCTGCGCAGCCACGGCAAGGCCAGCTTTGCTGATATCCAGGATTTTGAAGGCACCATCCAGCTTTATCTCAAATACGATGTACTAGGTGAGGAAGATTACGAGTTTTTTGGCGATCTGGATATCGGCGATCTTGTGGGAGTTGAAGGAGAGGTATTTAAAACTAACAGGGGAGAGGTGACAGTTAAGGTCACCGATTATGAACTGCTGACCAAATCACTGCGCCCGCTGCCCGAAAAATTTCACGGGCTCAAAGACAAAGAACTTCGCTACCGGCGCCGCTATCTGGATTTGATAATGAATAGAGATGTTAAAGATAATTTTGTCAGGCGCAGTGAGATCATCAGATCCATGCGGGAATATCTTGAGGAAAAGGGCTTTCTGGAAGTTGAGACTCCCATGATGCATCCGGTGGCCGGAGGGGCCAATGCACGTCCTTTCATCACCCATCACAACGCTCTTGATATGGAAATGTATCTGCGGATAGCTCCCGAGCTTTACCTGAAGCGTCTTATCGTGGGAGGCATGGAAAAGGTCTTCGAAATCAACCGCAATTTTCGCAACGAAGGCATGTCCTACAAACACAACCCAGAATTTACCATGATGGAGCTCTATCAGGCCTATGCTGATTATCACGATATGATGGAGCTTACAGAGAATATGATAGAACATATCTCCCGGGAAGTTCTGGGGACGGCGGTTATCGAATATGAGGATACTGAAATCGATCTCTCTGCCCCCTGGAAACGTCTCACCATGGTTGAGGCTATAGACGAATATGCCGATCTGGATTTTACCCAGATCGATACGGTCGAAAAAGCCTATGAGGCAGCTGAAAGTGTAGGTCTGGAGCTGGAGGATGGCTTGAGCCGGGGAGAGATCATTCATGAGATTTTTGAAGAACGGGTCGAAGAAAAACTCATTCAACCCGTCTTCATCAAGGATTATCCCATCGAAGTTTCACCTCTGGCCCGCAGACACGATGACGATCCGAATTTCACCTATCGTTTCGAACCCTTTATTTACGGCCGGGAGGTGGGCAATGCTTTCACCGAGCTGAATGATCCCCGCGAACAAAAACGGCGTTTTGAGAAACAGGTTGAGCGCCGCGAGGAGGGGGATGAGGAGGCTCAAATGATGGACGAAGATTTTGTTCGGGCGCTGGAGTACGGCATGCCTCCAACCGGCGGCTTAGGTATTGGCGTGGATCGGATAGTTATGCTATTGACCAATTCCAGCTCGATCAGAGATGTTATTCTCTTCCCTACCATGAGGCCGGAAGACGGCGATCAATAG
- a CDS encoding secondary thiamine-phosphate synthase enzyme YjbQ — MKEISLDTGSKCEFLEITDRVRSALKEEGLEQGAVLVVVPHTTAAVTINESYDSSVRRDIIKKLNDIVPFEGDYSHREGNSPAHIKSSLVGCDQLVPVENGGLSLGTWQGLFFCEFDGPRTRKVRLQFLQSL; from the coding sequence ATGAAGGAAATCAGTCTGGATACGGGCAGCAAATGCGAGTTTTTGGAGATAACCGATCGCGTTAGGAGTGCGCTGAAGGAGGAGGGGCTCGAGCAGGGGGCTGTGCTCGTGGTCGTTCCTCATACCACGGCTGCTGTCACCATAAATGAGTCCTATGATAGTTCCGTCAGGCGCGATATAATCAAAAAGTTAAATGATATTGTGCCCTTTGAAGGAGATTATTCCCACAGAGAGGGCAATTCGCCGGCCCATATTAAGAGTTCGCTGGTCGGATGTGACCAGCTGGTGCCCGTGGAAAATGGCGGCCTGAGTCTGGGTACCTGGCAGGGCTTATTTTTTTGCGAATTCGATGGTCCCCGCACCCGCAAAGTAAGATTGCAGTTTTTACAGTCCCTCTGA
- a CDS encoding CtsR family transcriptional regulator translates to MASLSDQIEEYLNELIGHDEGQIEIKRNQLADEFDCAPSQINYVLNTRFTPEKGYVVESQRGGGGFIRIIKVSIDSVDESLRKLITRLNQPISQQDAQDIIHRLHENDLIDKREKYIMDMVTHRQVLGIELPERDYLRSRIMQSMLEVILKTEKGEE, encoded by the coding sequence ATGGCCAGTCTATCTGATCAAATAGAGGAGTACCTGAATGAGCTGATCGGTCATGATGAAGGTCAGATTGAGATAAAAAGAAATCAGCTGGCTGATGAATTCGATTGTGCTCCTTCCCAGATAAATTATGTTCTCAATACCCGATTTACACCGGAAAAGGGTTATGTGGTCGAAAGTCAGCGCGGCGGCGGAGGTTTTATCCGAATTATCAAAGTATCCATTGATTCTGTTGATGAGTCGCTGCGCAAACTCATCACCAGACTCAATCAGCCCATAAGCCAGCAGGATGCTCAGGATATTATTCACCGCCTGCATGAAAATGATCTGATCGATAAGCGAGAAAAATATATTATGGATATGGTAACGCATCGTCAGGTGCTCGGTATAGAACTGCCGGAAAGGGATTATCTCCGCAGCAGGATCATGCAGAGCATGCTGGAGGTCATATTAAAAACGGAAAAGGGAGAGGAGTGA
- a CDS encoding UvrB/UvrC motif-containing protein, whose protein sequence is MQCEKCGEREANVHMTKIVNNNKKEVHLCSQCAEKSGQISISGDPFSFQKMFSGFMQPDRSRSPSPREKLECDNCGLTYREFTEKGLFGCAECYDSFAEGVDYVVGRVQGGSEHRGKVPRRGDRKSRLEEKISSLRQDMEEAVDREDFERAAELRDKVKELESRMEAEDEK, encoded by the coding sequence TTGCAGTGTGAAAAGTGCGGCGAGCGGGAAGCAAATGTTCATATGACCAAAATAGTGAACAACAACAAAAAAGAGGTTCATCTCTGTTCTCAATGCGCTGAAAAAAGCGGCCAGATAAGCATAAGCGGTGATCCTTTCTCCTTTCAGAAGATGTTTTCAGGTTTTATGCAGCCGGATAGAAGCCGATCTCCCTCTCCCCGGGAAAAACTCGAGTGTGATAACTGCGGTTTAACCTATCGGGAGTTTACCGAAAAGGGCCTTTTCGGCTGCGCTGAATGTTATGATAGTTTTGCCGAGGGAGTTGACTACGTCGTGGGCAGGGTTCAGGGCGGAAGCGAACATCGTGGCAAGGTTCCCCGCCGGGGGGACAGAAAATCACGCCTGGAAGAAAAGATAAGCAGTCTGCGTCAGGATATGGAAGAAGCGGTCGATCGGGAAGATTTTGAGAGAGCTGCTGAACTGCGAGATAAGGTCAAAGAACTGGAAAGCCGAATGGAGGCTGAAGATGAAAAGTGA
- a CDS encoding protein arginine kinase, translated as MKSDTGIPDSLGEWLKDQPSDDIVISSRIRLARNLSEFNFPNRSSGPELEEVKNILFSVLDNWQKQDGEKNLLHFDMEKLDELEREVLIERHLISRALAENPAGSSTYIDKAQSLSLMVNEEDHLRMQFIKTGAGLEKAWEEADDFDDFLEEKLDYAFSSRLGYLTACPTNLGTGLRASVMLHLPGLNMTDEIGRLLGGVGKFGFTVRGIFGEGTDSEGSIYQLSNQVTLGYREEDIIDNLYGILHRIREKEVKARKMLEEERSGDIKNKIMRAFGILRHSYKVNYLESIHFASLLLLGDYYQLFSEFDRDKLMELMILTRPAHLQLYSGDRNRTDRGDIRRAELIKESLSSFKI; from the coding sequence ATGAAAAGTGATACAGGTATTCCGGATAGTTTAGGAGAATGGCTGAAGGATCAGCCCAGCGATGATATAGTTATAAGCAGCAGAATCAGGCTGGCGCGCAATCTTTCGGAATTTAATTTTCCCAATAGATCTTCAGGCCCCGAGCTTGAAGAAGTAAAAAATATTCTCTTTTCAGTTTTAGATAACTGGCAGAAGCAGGATGGAGAAAAAAATCTGCTGCACTTTGATATGGAAAAATTGGATGAGCTGGAGAGAGAGGTGCTGATTGAAAGGCATCTTATAAGTCGGGCTCTGGCCGAAAACCCCGCCGGCAGCTCAACTTATATCGATAAAGCTCAGTCATTGAGCCTTATGGTCAATGAAGAGGATCACCTGCGGATGCAGTTTATCAAAACCGGAGCTGGACTGGAAAAAGCCTGGGAAGAGGCCGATGACTTTGACGATTTTCTGGAGGAAAAGCTCGATTATGCTTTTTCCAGCAGGCTGGGTTATCTGACCGCCTGCCCGACCAATCTGGGTACCGGGTTGAGAGCTTCGGTGATGCTGCATCTGCCCGGTCTAAACATGACTGATGAGATCGGAAGGCTTTTGGGTGGTGTCGGCAAATTTGGTTTCACTGTCAGAGGAATCTTCGGTGAGGGTACCGACTCCGAAGGGAGTATCTATCAGCTTTCCAACCAGGTGACTCTGGGATATAGAGAAGAGGATATAATAGATAATCTTTATGGCATTTTGCACAGGATCAGGGAGAAGGAAGTAAAAGCCCGAAAAATGCTGGAAGAGGAGCGCTCCGGAGATATAAAAAATAAAATAATGCGAGCATTTGGTATTCTCCGGCACAGCTATAAAGTCAATTATCTGGAGTCTATCCACTTTGCTTCTCTGCTGCTGCTCGGTGATTATTATCAACTATTTAGCGAATTTGATCGCGATAAATTGATGGAGCTTATGATATTAACCCGTCCCGCACATCTTCAGCTTTATTCAGGAGATAGGAACAGGACAGATCGCGGTGATATACGCAGGGCTGAATTAATAAAGGAGAGTCTAAGTTCATTTAAAATTTAA
- a CDS encoding ATP-dependent Clp protease ATP-binding subunit: MFERFTERARKVLGYAEEAARELGHNYVGTEHILLGLIREDEGVAGSVLHEYDVTYDKVKKKIGEIIGEGKSDQASSKAIGLTPRTKKVLNLSMDEARRLGHNYIGTEHLLLGLMREGEGVGASIISQLGGDTGEIREKIVKMLGGQQKGSGQQTHEKSDTPNLDEYSRDLTAMEAEGKLDPVIGRETEIERLIQVLSRRTKNNPVLIGEPGVGKTAIVEGLAEQINKENVPDLLLDKRVVALDLSSLVAGSKYRGEFEKRMKGVMEDIRSSGNVILFIDELHTLVGAGAAEGAIDAANILKPALARGELQAIGATTLDEYRKHIEEDAALERRFQSILVEENTPEETVDILKGLRDAYEAHHKIKITDEAIDSAVKLSHRYIQDRFLPDKAIDLMDEAASRVRLNNNTRPDEFKEMSQKLEEVRKEKEAAVKNQEFEKAADLRDREKELEQELEEMKNSWQKEKGTNGASVEAENIAEIVSSWTGIPVTRLEEEEMERLLRLEDKLHERVIGQDEAITAVSEAVRRARAGLKDPQRPIGSFMFLGPTGVGKTELARTLAEAMFDEEEAMIRIDMSEYMEKHSVSRLVGSPPGYVGHDEGGQLTEPVRRRPYSVILFDEVEKAHPEVFNILLQILEDGLLTDTHGRQVDFKNTIVIMTSNVGADFIEKQSSLGFQPDDGTENKEYERMKDKVMDELRNQFRPEFLNRLDETIVFHSLNRDHIKQIADLMIGELEQRLEEKELEIEVTEDAKEKLAEEGYNPEFGARPLRRTIQRLIETPLSEKILAGEISEGDLVSVGLEDDGLTFSRVEGETEESEDSEDNEKAETKS; encoded by the coding sequence ATGTTCGAACGCTTCACGGAAAGAGCTAGAAAAGTTCTTGGGTATGCTGAGGAGGCGGCCCGGGAACTCGGTCATAATTACGTAGGTACAGAACACATCCTCTTAGGACTTATCAGAGAGGATGAAGGGGTTGCCGGCAGCGTGCTGCACGAATATGACGTAACCTATGACAAAGTGAAAAAGAAAATAGGAGAGATCATCGGCGAAGGGAAAAGCGATCAGGCCAGTTCCAAGGCCATCGGACTCACTCCCAGAACCAAAAAGGTGCTGAATCTGTCGATGGATGAGGCCCGCCGGCTGGGCCATAATTATATCGGCACCGAGCATCTGCTGCTGGGGCTCATGAGAGAAGGTGAAGGAGTTGGAGCCAGTATAATCTCACAGCTTGGCGGCGATACCGGTGAGATACGTGAGAAGATCGTCAAGATGCTGGGGGGACAGCAGAAAGGTTCCGGCCAGCAGACTCACGAAAAGAGCGACACACCGAATCTGGATGAGTACAGCCGTGATCTTACCGCCATGGAGGCCGAAGGCAAACTCGATCCTGTTATCGGTCGCGAAACTGAAATAGAAAGACTCATCCAGGTGTTGAGCAGGCGGACCAAAAATAATCCTGTTTTGATAGGTGAACCTGGTGTGGGTAAGACTGCCATAGTTGAAGGTCTGGCTGAACAGATAAATAAGGAGAATGTTCCTGATCTACTGCTGGATAAGCGGGTAGTGGCGCTGGACTTAAGCTCACTCGTCGCCGGGTCCAAATACCGGGGTGAATTTGAGAAAAGAATGAAAGGCGTCATGGAGGATATCCGCAGCAGCGGCAATGTCATCCTCTTTATAGACGAGCTGCATACTCTGGTAGGAGCGGGAGCGGCAGAAGGTGCCATCGATGCTGCCAATATACTCAAGCCCGCTCTGGCCCGCGGTGAGCTGCAGGCCATTGGAGCCACGACGCTGGATGAATACCGCAAGCATATAGAGGAAGATGCAGCCCTGGAGAGAAGATTTCAGTCGATACTGGTCGAGGAGAACACTCCTGAAGAGACTGTGGACATCTTAAAGGGCCTTAGAGATGCATATGAGGCTCACCACAAAATCAAGATTACCGATGAAGCTATCGATTCAGCGGTAAAACTCTCCCATAGATATATACAGGATAGATTTCTGCCCGATAAAGCTATCGACCTTATGGATGAAGCTGCCTCGAGGGTGCGTCTTAACAACAACACCCGTCCTGATGAATTTAAAGAGATGAGTCAGAAGCTGGAAGAAGTTCGCAAAGAAAAAGAAGCTGCTGTCAAGAATCAGGAATTCGAAAAAGCTGCTGATCTGCGCGACCGCGAAAAAGAGCTGGAACAGGAGCTTGAGGAGATGAAAAATTCCTGGCAGAAGGAAAAGGGAACCAACGGTGCTTCAGTCGAGGCTGAAAATATTGCCGAAATAGTTTCCAGCTGGACGGGAATTCCCGTTACCAGACTGGAGGAGGAAGAGATGGAGAGGCTGCTCAGGCTGGAAGATAAGCTGCACGAGCGTGTGATCGGTCAGGATGAAGCTATCACAGCAGTCTCTGAAGCGGTCCGGCGGGCAAGAGCCGGTCTCAAGGACCCGCAGCGTCCTATCGGATCTTTCATGTTCTTAGGCCCGACAGGGGTCGGCAAAACGGAGCTGGCGCGCACGCTGGCTGAAGCGATGTTTGATGAAGAGGAAGCCATGATCAGGATAGATATGTCCGAGTATATGGAAAAACACTCGGTCTCCCGCCTGGTTGGTTCGCCTCCGGGTTATGTAGGACATGATGAAGGCGGTCAGCTCACTGAGCCCGTTCGACGTCGTCCCTATTCTGTTATTCTCTTCGATGAAGTAGAAAAAGCCCATCCTGAGGTATTCAATATACTGCTGCAGATACTGGAGGATGGCCTTTTGACCGATACCCACGGCCGACAGGTCGATTTTAAAAATACTATAGTCATCATGACTTCGAATGTCGGGGCCGATTTCATAGAGAAGCAGTCCAGCCTGGGTTTTCAGCCGGATGATGGTACGGAGAATAAAGAATACGAACGGATGAAAGACAAGGTTATGGACGAGTTGAGGAACCAGTTCCGACCCGAGTTTCTCAATCGGCTGGATGAAACTATCGTCTTCCACTCTCTCAACCGTGATCATATCAAGCAAATAGCCGATCTGATGATAGGTGAGCTCGAGCAAAGACTCGAGGAGAAAGAACTGGAGATAGAAGTGACAGAAGACGCCAAAGAGAAGCTGGCCGAGGAAGGTTATAATCCTGAATTCGGCGCACGACCGCTGCGCAGAACCATTCAGAGATTGATCGAGACTCCGCTGAGCGAAAAGATTTTGGCCGGCGAAATTTCCGAAGGAGATCTTGTAAGTGTTGGCCTGGAAGATGATGGATTGACCTTCAGCAGGGTTGAAGGCGAGACCGAAGAATCTGAAGACAGCGAAGATAATGAGAAAGCTGAAACGAAGAGCTAA
- the radA gene encoding DNA repair protein RadA, whose amino-acid sequence MPRADSVYKCKECGFQTTNWMGRCSSCGNWNTFIKYDKNSEKVSAQGAVDSDSGASAEAGVELTPELRDNSGRRSRITTGIAEFDRVLGGGMVPGSLALLGGAPGVGKSTLVLQIAHRLALNGCRCLYIAGEESEEQLALRAERLGAFHDNIKILTVAAWQKILSHCQEYEYELIIVDSIQTVYDSSYDSSPGSVRQVREMTSSFQQLAKGYQVPIFLVGHVTKQGQLAGPKTMEHIVDTVLYFHDSSDHYRLLKAHKNRYGAIDEVGVFTMRDSGLEEVSNPSSAFLQGRPGNCSGSVVVPVKEGSRTLLIELQALVSTGGRGNPRRITSGLNRERAELLLAVLDKRLGLDLAERDVHFNIVGGIEVKEPALDLALAAAVISSYYDIALPADLSVFGEVGLAGEIRAVSSHEKRIAEAAKMGFGRLILPTSEEREISNFPDDIKLVEVNNMKDLLSFLKSIK is encoded by the coding sequence TTGCCCCGGGCAGATTCTGTTTATAAGTGTAAAGAATGTGGTTTTCAAACCACAAATTGGATGGGAAGGTGTTCCAGCTGTGGAAACTGGAACACCTTTATTAAATATGATAAAAATTCTGAAAAGGTTTCTGCTCAAGGCGCTGTTGATTCTGACTCCGGTGCTTCGGCAGAGGCTGGCGTCGAACTGACGCCGGAATTGAGGGATAATTCCGGCAGAAGATCTCGCATTACTACTGGAATTGCCGAGTTTGACAGGGTTTTGGGCGGGGGAATGGTACCCGGCTCTCTGGCTCTCCTGGGTGGAGCTCCCGGAGTGGGAAAATCAACTCTGGTTTTACAGATTGCTCACAGACTGGCTTTAAATGGTTGTCGATGTCTATACATAGCAGGAGAAGAATCAGAAGAACAGCTGGCTTTGAGGGCTGAACGGCTGGGGGCTTTCCATGATAATATCAAAATTCTTACAGTTGCTGCCTGGCAGAAGATTTTATCGCACTGTCAGGAGTATGAATATGAGCTGATCATAGTCGATTCGATTCAGACTGTCTATGACAGCTCCTATGATTCCTCACCTGGCAGCGTGAGACAGGTGAGAGAGATGACCTCTTCCTTCCAGCAGCTGGCTAAGGGTTATCAGGTGCCAATTTTTTTGGTCGGTCATGTCACCAAACAGGGACAGCTGGCCGGACCGAAAACGATGGAACATATCGTCGATACTGTGCTTTATTTTCACGACAGCAGCGATCATTATCGACTGCTCAAAGCTCATAAAAACAGATACGGTGCCATCGATGAGGTCGGAGTATTTACGATGAGAGACAGCGGCCTTGAGGAGGTGAGCAATCCTTCCTCCGCTTTTTTGCAGGGCAGGCCGGGTAACTGCTCGGGTTCGGTGGTGGTTCCGGTAAAAGAGGGCAGCAGAACGCTGCTCATAGAGCTGCAGGCTCTGGTAAGCACCGGCGGCCGGGGTAATCCCCGCCGTATAACTTCCGGCTTGAATCGTGAACGCGCTGAACTGCTTCTGGCGGTTCTCGATAAGAGGCTGGGATTGGATCTGGCTGAGAGAGATGTTCATTTTAATATCGTCGGCGGTATTGAGGTTAAAGAACCGGCCCTTGACCTGGCTCTGGCTGCTGCAGTTATCTCCAGCTATTATGACATTGCTCTGCCTGCTGATCTGTCCGTATTCGGTGAGGTTGGCCTGGCGGGTGAGATAAGAGCTGTTTCCAGCCATGAGAAAAGGATTGCTGAAGCAGCTAAAATGGGTTTCGGCAGATTGATTCTGCCGACCAGCGAAGAGAGAGAAATCAGTAATTTTCCTGATGATATAAAGCTTGTTGAAGTCAATAATATGAAGGATCTTTTGAGCTTTTTGAAATCAATAAAGTGA
- the disA gene encoding DNA integrity scanning diadenylate cyclase DisA — protein MVNYEEEMMDMLKMLAPGTSFREGLDNVLRAQTGALIVVGDSDEILELVDGGFKLEAELTPARLYELAKMDGAIILSYDIDKVLIANAHIIPDSSIPSRETGTRHRTAERVARQTEELVIAISQRRDIITLYKGDIKHVLEDIRVVLSKANQAVQTLDKYRSVLDQSLTNLSALEFEDLVTIADVVTVLQRAEMVLKIQKEIERYITELGDEGRLIKMQLDELITDVRQECILLIRDYVNYDEETEEEPGAEKILNELTDWSSEEMLSTSTISKALGLGGSVNSMDLSITPRGYRLLRKIPRLPMPVIENLIEHFSDFSSIVDASTEELDEVDGIGEVRANSIKDGLRRLRDQVLLDRHI, from the coding sequence TTGGTAAATTATGAAGAAGAGATGATGGACATGCTGAAAATGCTGGCGCCGGGCACCTCTTTTAGAGAAGGGCTGGACAATGTTCTCAGAGCTCAGACCGGTGCTCTGATCGTTGTCGGGGACAGCGATGAGATACTCGAGCTGGTCGACGGGGGATTTAAGTTAGAGGCCGAGCTAACACCGGCCCGGCTTTATGAGCTGGCTAAAATGGACGGTGCTATAATATTAAGTTATGATATCGATAAGGTTTTGATAGCCAATGCTCATATAATTCCTGATTCGTCAATTCCCTCGCGTGAGACGGGAACCCGCCACCGCACAGCAGAGAGGGTGGCCAGACAGACCGAAGAACTGGTTATAGCTATTTCTCAGCGCCGGGATATTATAACTCTTTATAAGGGCGATATCAAACATGTGCTGGAGGATATCCGGGTAGTATTATCAAAGGCCAATCAGGCTGTGCAGACCCTCGACAAATATCGCTCAGTTCTTGACCAATCACTGACCAATCTCAGCGCGCTAGAATTTGAGGACCTGGTTACTATAGCCGATGTTGTCACAGTGCTGCAGAGGGCAGAAATGGTCCTGAAAATTCAAAAAGAGATCGAAAGGTATATCACTGAGCTCGGGGACGAAGGAAGATTGATCAAAATGCAGCTTGATGAACTAATTACCGATGTCAGGCAGGAATGTATACTGCTGATCCGGGATTATGTGAACTATGATGAGGAGACAGAAGAAGAACCGGGAGCGGAAAAGATTTTGAACGAACTGACTGATTGGTCCTCGGAAGAAATGCTTTCGACCAGCACCATCAGCAAAGCTTTAGGACTGGGAGGGAGTGTAAATTCGATGGATTTATCGATCACTCCCCGGGGTTATCGTCTGCTGCGCAAAATACCGAGGCTGCCTATGCCGGTAATAGAGAACCTCATAGAACATTTTAGTGATTTTTCCTCGATTGTTGATGCCAGCACAGAAGAGCTGGATGAGGTAGACGGTATCGGGGAGGTCCGGGCTAACTCCATCAAGGATGGTCTGAGAAGGCTGCGTGATCAGGTGCTTTTGGATCGTCACATATAG
- a CDS encoding PIN/TRAM domain-containing protein — MLKRGMRLVLALIGGAIGYNLIVILGFASELELSLTNIDDIFTSTQFFGAVSGALVGFFILSALIEKLLSFVLKLDFDYSNIPVKKVLAGFFGLILGLIVAGIVNFAFPLDRIPRLGLPLQILISLILAYLGLYMGVYKLEDFVSVFSFDLFSEEKIEETEKEARLKILDTSVIIDGRVSDICKTGFLEGSLVIPEFVLEELQHIADSGDELKRNRGRRGLDILKQMQNDSDIDVEIVNKKFEDIPEVDSKLVKLAKIMGGSIITNDYNLNKVSELQGVEVLNINELANAVKPVVLPGEEMTVEIIKEGKEKDQGVGYLDDGTMIVVDNGKNYMGETIDVMVTSILQTAAGRMIFARPKSHSSS, encoded by the coding sequence TTGTTAAAGCGTGGTATGAGACTGGTTCTGGCCCTTATAGGAGGGGCTATCGGGTACAATTTGATCGTAATTCTGGGTTTCGCCAGCGAGCTGGAATTATCTCTTACTAATATTGATGATATTTTTACCAGCACTCAATTTTTTGGCGCAGTTAGTGGAGCTCTGGTCGGTTTTTTTATTTTATCTGCTCTGATCGAGAAACTGCTCAGTTTTGTACTAAAACTGGATTTTGATTATTCCAATATACCTGTGAAGAAGGTTTTGGCCGGGTTTTTTGGTCTGATTTTAGGGCTTATTGTGGCGGGAATAGTCAATTTTGCCTTTCCGCTCGACAGAATACCCCGGCTGGGATTGCCGCTGCAGATATTGATCAGCTTGATTCTTGCCTATCTCGGTCTTTATATGGGGGTTTATAAGCTGGAAGACTTTGTATCTGTTTTTTCTTTCGATCTTTTTAGCGAGGAAAAGATCGAGGAGACTGAAAAGGAAGCCAGGCTTAAAATTCTCGATACCAGCGTAATAATAGACGGGAGAGTTTCTGATATTTGCAAGACCGGATTTCTGGAAGGTTCACTTGTCATTCCAGAATTCGTACTGGAAGAGCTGCAGCATATAGCTGATTCAGGAGACGAGCTCAAACGAAACCGGGGCCGCCGGGGTCTGGATATTTTAAAGCAGATGCAGAACGATTCCGATATCGATGTCGAGATAGTGAATAAGAAATTTGAAGATATTCCAGAAGTGGACAGCAAGCTTGTTAAGCTGGCCAAGATCATGGGCGGTAGTATTATCACAAATGATTACAATTTGAACAAAGTTTCGGAACTTCAGGGTGTGGAAGTATTAAACATCAATGAGCTGGCCAATGCCGTTAAGCCTGTGGTTCTGCCAGGAGAAGAGATGACGGTGGAGATCATCAAAGAAGGCAAGGAAAAAGATCAGGGCGTGGGTTATCTCGATGATGGAACCATGATAGTCGTCGACAACGGCAAAAATTATATGGGTGAAACTATAGATGTTATGGTTACCAGCATTTTGCAGACGGCAGCAGGTAGAATGATATTTGCCCGTCCTAAATCACATTCCAGTTCCTGA